In one Gammaproteobacteria bacterium genomic region, the following are encoded:
- the dusA gene encoding tRNA dihydrouridine(20/20a) synthase DusA, with translation MENPINNLVSVAPMLDWTDKHCRFLHRLISPDVLLYTEMVTAPAILRGNTDKYIGYNQQEHPVVLQLGGSDAEELRHCCEVAENYGYDAVNLNVGCPSDRVQKGRFGACLMKEPELVADCVRQMQQSANIPITVKCRIGVDDKDKFEDLTEFIDKVSASGIKTIIIHARKAWLKGLSPKQNRSVPPLKYDYVYKVKKLFPELEIVINGGINSVEEAKQHLMHVDGVMLGRAIWNSPWLLFNLQNELFETKVSCTRDQVLEKYIEYCQLQIDAGVKLHWLIPPILGLFHGLPGNNKWKSHLVINAPKRISDISVFAEARGFINI, from the coding sequence ATGGAAAATCCGATAAACAACCTTGTTTCTGTTGCACCAATGCTGGATTGGACCGATAAACATTGTCGTTTTTTGCACCGATTGATTTCGCCGGATGTTCTGCTTTACACGGAAATGGTTACAGCGCCGGCGATTCTTCGAGGAAATACAGACAAGTACATTGGTTATAATCAGCAAGAGCACCCTGTAGTATTGCAATTAGGAGGTTCTGATGCTGAAGAACTGCGCCACTGTTGCGAAGTTGCAGAAAATTACGGTTATGACGCTGTTAATTTAAATGTCGGATGCCCTAGTGACAGAGTGCAAAAAGGTCGCTTTGGAGCTTGTTTAATGAAAGAGCCGGAGTTGGTTGCGGATTGTGTTAGACAAATGCAACAGTCTGCTAATATTCCTATTACAGTTAAATGCCGAATTGGCGTTGATGATAAAGACAAATTTGAAGATCTGACAGAATTTATCGACAAAGTATCAGCGTCAGGAATAAAAACCATAATCATTCATGCCCGAAAAGCATGGTTAAAAGGTTTAAGTCCGAAACAAAACCGAAGCGTTCCACCCCTGAAATACGACTATGTTTATAAAGTCAAAAAGCTGTTCCCAGAATTAGAAATAGTTATCAATGGTGGAATTAATTCCGTTGAAGAGGCAAAGCAACACCTTATGCATGTCGATGGGGTTATGTTGGGACGAGCTATATGGAACAGTCCGTGGTTGCTATTTAATTTGCAAAATGAACTGTTTGAAACAAAAGTTTCTTGCACAAGAGACCAGGTTCTTGAAAAATATATAGAGTATTGCCAATTACAGATTGATGCTGGTGTGAAGCTTCATTGGCTGATTCCACCGATTCTAGGTTTGTTTCATGGTTTACCCGGAAATAATAAATGGAAAAGTCATTTGGTGATTAATGCACCGAAACGGATATCTGATATTAGTGTTTTTGCCGAAGCGAGAGGTTTCATAAATATATGA
- a CDS encoding YebC/PmpR family DNA-binding transcriptional regulator, with protein MGRAYQNRKVSMAKTSDMNAKVYSKHSRSIYASAKSGGTDPEGNLALRSLIERAKRDQVPAHVIAKALEKAKGGAGEDFAVARYEGYGPGKTMVIVDCLTDNPNRTFGDVRLAFTKTNCSIGTPGCVSHMFDHCAIFVFSGDDEDKILEVLMEEDVDVSDVECEDGKITVFAPHTEYFNTKNALTKGLGEIEFEVDEIQFVPQTTTQITDEEEIALFEKFHNMLDDLEDVQNVFHNAEIAQ; from the coding sequence ATGGGAAGAGCATACCAAAACCGTAAAGTATCAATGGCTAAAACCTCGGACATGAATGCTAAGGTTTACAGCAAACACTCCAGAAGTATTTATGCTAGTGCTAAATCAGGGGGAACAGATCCCGAGGGAAATCTGGCACTGCGTAGTTTGATTGAAAGAGCAAAAAGAGACCAAGTTCCTGCTCATGTGATTGCCAAAGCACTTGAAAAAGCAAAAGGAGGTGCCGGTGAAGATTTTGCTGTCGCTCGCTACGAAGGCTATGGTCCGGGAAAAACCATGGTGATTGTCGATTGTTTGACTGATAACCCGAATAGAACATTTGGCGATGTTCGTTTGGCATTTACCAAAACAAATTGCAGTATTGGCACTCCGGGATGTGTTTCTCACATGTTTGATCATTGTGCTATCTTTGTTTTCTCTGGTGATGATGAAGACAAGATACTTGAAGTCCTTATGGAGGAAGATGTTGATGTCTCCGATGTCGAATGTGAAGATGGAAAAATCACCGTTTTTGCACCACATACCGAATATTTCAATACCAAAAACGCATTGACTAAAGGTTTGGGAGAAATCGAGTTTGAAGTTGATGAAATTCAGTTTGTACCTCAAACAACAACACAAATCACCGATGAAGAAGAAATAGCTCTATTTGAAAAATTTCACAATATGTTGGATGATTTGGAAGACGTACAAAATGTTTTCCATAACGCAGAGATAGCTCAATAG
- a CDS encoding arginine deiminase-related protein, which yields MLVKNVADFKKVQELKNFKIKQDVSMKGAFMVSPIGFALNEQTAQDNEYMQMNQEVDEKLAIYQQMHLARVLTDFGIPVITFPGSEDSPDAVFPNNAFATNHNRRYIIGSMRYPNRQLETERRDIRKFFNNVLGYEEYVIEHHRAIAELTGVLVPDRGRNIGFVGMTERVDEEGAVELDEGFQLDLTFQFDLAEGEYHTNVVMACLASVGCVLHKDSFADPEVVKAIDDFYQGKILYLSDEEKMAFCGNCISITERDVLFSKNAYNTLSTSSKKTLTNWGLDIHGVDVSELEKAGGSLRCMIGEIF from the coding sequence ATGTTAGTTAAAAATGTTGCGGACTTTAAGAAAGTTCAAGAGCTCAAAAATTTTAAAATCAAACAAGATGTTTCGATGAAAGGGGCTTTTATGGTTAGCCCAATTGGCTTTGCACTCAATGAGCAAACCGCTCAGGATAATGAGTATATGCAAATGAATCAGGAGGTTGATGAAAAATTAGCTATTTATCAACAAATGCATCTTGCAAGAGTATTAACTGACTTTGGCATTCCCGTAATCACTTTTCCAGGTTCCGAAGACTCTCCTGACGCTGTTTTTCCTAATAATGCCTTTGCAACAAATCATAACCGTAGATACATCATAGGCTCAATGCGCTATCCCAACAGGCAGTTAGAAACTGAAAGGCGAGATATCAGAAAATTTTTCAATAACGTACTGGGCTATGAAGAGTATGTTATAGAACACCATAGAGCGATAGCAGAACTGACAGGTGTTCTTGTTCCGGATCGAGGTAGAAATATTGGATTTGTTGGAATGACTGAACGAGTCGATGAAGAAGGAGCCGTAGAACTTGATGAGGGATTCCAGCTTGATTTAACTTTTCAGTTTGACTTAGCTGAGGGCGAATATCACACGAATGTAGTAATGGCATGTTTGGCGAGTGTCGGCTGTGTTTTGCACAAAGATTCATTTGCAGATCCTGAAGTAGTAAAAGCAATCGACGATTTCTATCAAGGAAAGATTCTTTATCTTTCAGATGAGGAAAAAATGGCATTCTGCGGGAACTGTATTTCAATTACAGAGAGAGATGTGTTGTTCAGCAAAAATGCATACAATACTTTATCGACTTCATCCAAAAAAACTCTCACGAATTGGGGATTAGATATTCACGGTGTTGATGTCTCTGAGTTGGAAAAAGCAGGCGGCTCCCTTCGTTGTATGATTGGAGAAATTTTCTGA
- a CDS encoding tetratricopeptide repeat protein, with protein MKNSLLVTLCLFFCVSTSIRSQDAETDESKPFISVENISTKDLDKDVAKVFKRIKKSIIEARENKDFETELMASKQWCLLLHNYNFLSQAKDCYFAVGMYEKSDAKWPYLYGKAALDEGNYNDAIKGFDQTLVRDNYYFPAHYYLIEIYKQSGNIKQAFLQKSKVPVELLLISNMLLLTGDLYFETENHLIAIGFYQQALNLVPKATSINYKLAQAYNLLGETQKAQAYLQLAGQAGIQLNDPFYFEVKSTIVGEVPYLIEAKTALSNNAFDKAIASYKKALEFNPESQTAQANLAVAYFQNKQTEQAKQVIFKLLENNPLHEKSLYNLAEIYLSENNINDAIKYFEEYRKLNLNDTKANSKLAQLYYANQQYLQVIKIAEESAMKAHEPTQVYKAKSLINTGEYSDAIEWLKKIHKYKPENHEVIVLLAKLLAQIPDESLRDRVLALEYAQLAVVQNKSIESLWLLMMALDENSECEQLQQQATELTQLMNNTVDTVRQEFSKQRGLDFKCEKQWKIR; from the coding sequence GTGAAAAATTCACTTTTAGTAACGCTTTGTCTATTTTTTTGCGTTTCAACCTCCATTCGTTCACAAGATGCTGAAACTGATGAAAGTAAACCATTTATTTCTGTTGAGAATATTTCAACCAAAGATTTAGATAAAGATGTTGCCAAAGTCTTTAAAAGAATTAAGAAGTCTATCATCGAAGCCCGAGAAAACAAAGATTTTGAAACGGAGTTAATGGCATCGAAACAGTGGTGTTTGTTATTGCATAATTACAATTTTTTATCCCAAGCAAAAGATTGTTATTTTGCCGTTGGTATGTATGAAAAAAGCGATGCCAAATGGCCTTATTTATATGGAAAAGCGGCGCTGGACGAAGGAAATTATAATGATGCCATCAAAGGTTTTGATCAGACCCTAGTTCGCGACAATTATTATTTTCCGGCTCACTATTATTTAATTGAAATTTATAAACAATCGGGAAACATCAAACAGGCGTTTTTGCAGAAATCGAAAGTTCCGGTAGAATTATTGCTGATCTCCAATATGTTATTGCTAACCGGCGACTTGTATTTTGAAACAGAAAATCACCTCATTGCTATCGGCTTTTATCAACAAGCACTCAATCTGGTTCCAAAAGCAACCAGTATTAATTACAAACTGGCACAAGCATATAACCTTCTCGGAGAAACCCAAAAAGCACAAGCCTACTTACAACTCGCCGGGCAAGCTGGAATTCAGCTCAACGACCCCTTTTATTTTGAGGTAAAAAGCACAATAGTCGGAGAGGTTCCTTATTTGATTGAAGCTAAAACCGCTTTATCCAATAACGCTTTCGACAAAGCTATAGCGTCCTATAAGAAGGCTCTGGAATTCAATCCGGAAAGCCAAACCGCACAGGCAAATCTTGCCGTTGCTTATTTTCAAAACAAACAAACTGAACAGGCAAAACAAGTTATTTTTAAACTCCTTGAAAATAACCCTCTTCACGAAAAGTCGCTATACAACCTGGCTGAAATCTATCTATCAGAAAATAACATAAATGATGCTATCAAATATTTTGAAGAATATCGAAAACTGAACCTTAATGATACTAAGGCGAACTCAAAACTGGCACAATTATACTACGCAAACCAGCAATACCTGCAAGTTATTAAAATTGCTGAAGAGTCTGCAATGAAAGCGCATGAACCAACTCAGGTGTATAAAGCCAAGTCATTGATTAATACCGGAGAATACTCAGATGCTATTGAATGGCTCAAAAAAATTCACAAATACAAACCGGAAAATCACGAAGTCATCGTTCTCTTGGCAAAACTACTCGCTCAAATTCCTGATGAAAGCCTCAGAGATAGAGTCTTAGCTTTGGAATATGCACAACTTGCTGTCGTACAAAATAAAAGTATCGAATCTCTATGGTTGCTAATGATGGCACTTGATGAAAATAGCGAATGTGAGCAACTGCAGCAACAAGCAACTGAATTGACCCAACTAATGAATAACACCGTCGATACGGTTAGACAAGAATTCTCCAAACAAAGAGGTTTGGATTTTAAATGTGAAAAACAATGGAAAATCCGATAA
- a CDS encoding SDR family NAD(P)-dependent oxidoreductase: MTGASSGIGYACTLEAIKTGLKVVTVSRNTEKLKSLNNKNLQIISADISTQDGRQKVAENLSGNINYVIHNAAYLETPIAFENIQLKDFRKSIATNAEPIIFLTQKLLPFLVNSDKPSRILCISSGAAQKAIAGIGSYCISKAAGLMASEYLKQELAKKNILANSYFPGVVDTQMQKTLRNSKPKVFAFAEEFKRLKKQNRLRSPKIVAVHIMNILLNSSDLEFSTQYWKFQN; the protein is encoded by the coding sequence ATAACCGGTGCCAGTTCCGGCATCGGTTATGCTTGTACACTTGAAGCGATTAAGACCGGCTTAAAAGTTGTTACAGTTTCACGAAACACAGAAAAACTAAAATCTCTGAATAACAAAAACCTCCAAATTATTAGTGCTGATATCTCTACTCAAGATGGCAGACAAAAGGTGGCAGAGAATCTTTCAGGAAATATAAACTATGTCATTCATAATGCGGCTTATCTTGAAACTCCAATCGCTTTTGAAAATATTCAATTAAAAGACTTTAGAAAAAGTATTGCCACAAATGCTGAGCCTATAATATTTTTAACACAAAAACTCCTTCCATTTTTGGTTAATTCTGACAAACCATCCAGAATATTATGTATCTCATCAGGAGCCGCACAGAAAGCAATAGCCGGAATTGGTAGCTACTGTATTTCAAAAGCGGCCGGATTAATGGCTTCAGAATATTTAAAGCAAGAGCTAGCAAAAAAAAATATTTTGGCGAATTCCTATTTCCCCGGTGTTGTTGATACACAAATGCAGAAAACTTTAAGGAACTCAAAACCAAAGGTTTTCGCTTTTGCCGAAGAGTTTAAAAGACTAAAAAAACAAAACAGGCTAAGATCACCGAAAATAGTAGCGGTTCATATCATGAATATTCTCTTGAATAGTAGTGATTTAGAATTTTCTACCCAATACTGGAAGTTTCAAAATTAA
- a CDS encoding TFIIB-type zinc ribbon-containing protein, producing MNTSVKVLKCPACGSSAIENTSHTTAKCSYCGSVLQMNGNHASIQKSQDKSNRRTIIFSTIGLLVIVFGKIAYQHYSDKPVVNIPKQSVQTPKAIVPQIDIKSNLPTISTKAIEITEKDLNQSQVTPQVDIVDTTEGTTSSGGKFWIFTVINNGQNLVARPGALVSVFDLNGRRLEEQKGWSKMEHLQPQQQTEVLVFISKPPKQKYNVEISAFAQNPGMYDVPQESLEVSDFTVKTKDERLLRADIIGEVKNTKDYQLDYVTVIALAKNQSDKTIGIANAFVSTTHIKPGGSSGFKVTAGTFVTQKPSKWSVFAIGKKHKNLINNDQ from the coding sequence ATGAACACCAGTGTCAAAGTTTTAAAATGTCCGGCATGCGGATCTTCAGCCATCGAAAACACTTCACATACAACAGCAAAATGCAGTTATTGTGGTTCTGTTTTGCAAATGAACGGCAATCACGCGTCGATTCAAAAATCTCAAGATAAATCAAATCGAAGAACGATTATTTTCTCAACAATTGGATTATTGGTCATAGTTTTTGGAAAAATCGCTTATCAACATTACAGTGACAAACCGGTTGTCAATATTCCTAAACAGTCAGTTCAAACGCCCAAAGCAATTGTTCCACAGATTGATATCAAGTCGAACTTGCCAACAATTAGCACTAAAGCCATTGAAATAACAGAAAAAGATTTAAATCAATCACAAGTAACCCCTCAGGTTGATATTGTTGACACAACAGAAGGAACAACCTCTTCTGGTGGAAAATTTTGGATATTCACCGTAATAAACAATGGACAAAACTTGGTAGCTCGCCCAGGAGCCTTAGTCAGCGTTTTTGATTTGAATGGTAGAAGACTGGAAGAACAAAAAGGCTGGTCAAAAATGGAACATCTTCAACCACAACAACAAACAGAAGTTTTGGTGTTCATCAGCAAACCACCGAAACAAAAATACAATGTTGAAATTTCTGCATTTGCTCAAAACCCCGGAATGTATGACGTACCTCAGGAATCACTGGAAGTTTCAGATTTTACTGTCAAAACAAAAGACGAACGCCTCTTAAGGGCTGATATAATTGGTGAGGTTAAAAATACAAAAGATTATCAGCTTGACTATGTGACGGTCATTGCATTAGCTAAAAATCAATCAGATAAGACCATCGGAATTGCCAATGCTTTTGTATCCACAACTCATATAAAACCGGGTGGATCAAGTGGTTTTAAAGTGACCGCCGGTACATTTGTAACTCAGAAACCGTCCAAATGGTCTGTGTTTGCTATTGGTAAAAAACACAAAAATCTTATCAATAATGATCAATAA
- a CDS encoding VCBS repeat-containing protein → MKNIFFLICLAFYSFTVQAEHFVEFLNQETSQFKHNNGDSGEFFYPEIVGSGVGLIDFDNDGDLDVYLVQSGNFKNNKKSDQFFKNLLKESGKLSFKEITSDLKLNNSEYGIGIAVADVNKDGWDDIFLNNLQQNKLLLNQQGQSFLSSELTTNPNLWSTSSSFCDINNDGYKDLYISNYVNWSESNNPKCYNASSKRDYCGPSSFEGQKDTFYLNENGTLIEQTNFFFPDMPNMPGLNVVCIDINNDGFNDFVVANDGKPNTVWLNQKGQKFIENGLFSGLAVNAEGRAEASMGMAVTDYDLDGDFDVFFTHLMNESNTLYKNSGKGFFQDVTNRSQLSTSSFAYTGWATNFIHVNDDIYPDLIVFNGAVAGSAESNDLETFEQPNQLYLNSARSQFTTITDETWLKNKAISRGAAFGDIDNDGDVDIIVSNNNSHPQILLNNLNPQNWLGIQLQNNSNIQIELTGSKGKVLIRSSTDGSYASANDSRLVFSDAQLKSFDKIQLSQSGKIIKEIPMKATNKYILVKLP, encoded by the coding sequence ATGAAAAATATTTTCTTTTTAATTTGTTTGGCTTTTTATTCTTTTACAGTTCAGGCTGAACATTTTGTTGAGTTCTTAAATCAGGAAACTTCTCAATTCAAACATAACAACGGTGATTCCGGTGAGTTTTTTTATCCTGAAATTGTCGGCTCCGGCGTTGGTTTGATTGATTTCGATAATGATGGAGATTTGGATGTATATCTGGTTCAAAGCGGGAACTTTAAAAATAACAAAAAGTCTGATCAATTTTTTAAAAACTTGCTAAAAGAGTCCGGAAAACTTTCCTTCAAAGAAATTACAAGCGACTTAAAACTAAACAATTCAGAATATGGAATTGGAATTGCGGTTGCAGATGTCAATAAAGACGGTTGGGATGATATATTTCTGAACAATCTCCAACAAAACAAACTGCTTTTAAATCAACAAGGGCAATCTTTTTTATCCTCTGAGCTCACAACTAACCCAAACCTATGGTCAACCAGTTCGTCTTTTTGTGATATCAATAACGATGGTTATAAAGATTTATACATCAGCAACTATGTCAACTGGTCAGAAAGCAACAATCCAAAATGTTATAACGCCAGCAGCAAAAGAGACTACTGCGGACCAAGTTCTTTTGAGGGACAAAAAGATACTTTTTATCTTAATGAGAATGGTACTCTGATTGAACAAACAAACTTTTTCTTTCCGGATATGCCAAATATGCCGGGACTGAATGTAGTCTGTATTGACATCAACAATGATGGTTTTAATGACTTTGTAGTTGCAAACGATGGTAAACCGAACACTGTTTGGCTCAATCAAAAGGGTCAGAAATTTATTGAAAACGGCTTATTTTCTGGTTTGGCTGTGAATGCCGAAGGACGTGCTGAAGCCAGTATGGGAATGGCTGTGACTGATTATGATTTGGATGGTGATTTCGACGTTTTTTTTACGCACTTGATGAATGAATCCAATACTCTCTATAAAAACAGCGGTAAAGGCTTTTTTCAGGATGTAACCAATCGAAGTCAGTTATCAACATCCAGTTTTGCTTATACCGGCTGGGCAACCAATTTTATTCATGTTAACGATGATATTTATCCGGATTTAATCGTCTTTAACGGAGCTGTTGCGGGTTCAGCCGAGTCTAATGACTTAGAAACTTTTGAACAGCCTAATCAGCTTTATCTCAATTCAGCTCGTTCACAATTCACAACCATTACCGATGAAACATGGCTGAAAAACAAAGCGATTTCAAGAGGAGCTGCATTTGGTGACATTGATAATGACGGAGATGTCGATATTATTGTCAGCAACAACAACTCTCATCCCCAAATCTTGTTAAATAACCTCAATCCCCAAAACTGGCTGGGAATTCAACTTCAAAACAATTCAAATATTCAAATCGAATTGACCGGCTCAAAAGGAAAAGTCTTAATCAGGAGCTCAACGGATGGTTCTTATGCCTCAGCAAATGATTCACGGTTGGTTTTTTCTGATGCACAATTAAAATCCTTTGATAAAATACAGCTTTCTCAATCAGGAAAAATAATTAAGGAAATTCCGATGAAAGCAACAAATAAATACATACTGGTCAAACTTCCGTGA
- the rnk gene encoding nucleoside diphosphate kinase regulator — MKKKPEIILSSLDADRLYALLESLPKKSVPGIEELEQELNRAEIVEPTKMPQDIVTMNSIVRFFVESTKQEFELTLVYPKDMDSNGKNISILAPVGSAMLGLAIGDEIEWPKPGGGILKVRITEILYQPERSGDYQR, encoded by the coding sequence ATGAAAAAGAAGCCCGAAATTATTTTGTCTTCACTAGACGCTGATAGATTGTATGCTCTTCTTGAGTCATTACCGAAAAAAAGTGTGCCAGGCATTGAAGAGTTAGAGCAGGAGCTAAATCGAGCGGAGATCGTAGAGCCAACGAAAATGCCTCAGGATATCGTTACTATGAACTCAATAGTTCGATTTTTCGTTGAATCAACGAAGCAAGAATTTGAATTGACATTGGTATATCCAAAAGACATGGATTCAAACGGAAAAAATATTTCTATTCTTGCCCCGGTTGGGAGTGCAATGCTCGGCCTTGCTATTGGTGATGAAATCGAGTGGCCCAAGCCTGGCGGGGGTATTCTGAAAGTTAGAATCACAGAAATTCTCTATCAACCAGAGAGATCTGGCGATTATCAACGATAA
- a CDS encoding FtsX-like permease family protein — MNKIIFREWFGHKIYPILFGLCIIVSLGAYLTLDTLQQSVDDYIEENQKQIVGGDIVITDNRPLPKELTDKIAELNPDDLVFDYQFNTIAFTENKSILSRIKAVSSAYPLYGKLVLKNNSTNWKSGSVLVERQILTGLEVEVGDSIKIGDSEFIIHDEIITEPDRPLTAFGFGARVIMHDADLEATGLMGQKSRVNYRVEIKLPEEKSEVYASELKELVKNTKVTINTAEQSDTSVSNLSQNFLVFLKLLVIGVIILSGVGIMSVVKAFVNRQRNTNAIRIALGEQSGSVIGSYRLLFFWMSVLSVLLAWLASYGVLLIFNDIFTAILPNDIDLRISYLSLLKAFLISLSITAMMSYFSLQSISKIKPIAVLHKHSRQNQIRKLPWLWITVSIGLLFLLLYSELDSVMKSLQILLAFAVIWLVFAGFTKFLSAILKLLLNKRIIKNWLAVLALQNIFRKGNQSNLFITALSMSTMILGSVTIMDYAIQQQLIATYPEDAPNFFLLDVQTNQQQPLNDFFGKELTYYPVVRARIDSVNGVKSEMLKNQLGRYDNISRVFNLSYATEMLNTEYLQKSVIDKELFAPVQGDAKPVSILSSFAEFLQVDLGDEVVFNVQGIKIKTEITSIRKRLKRGPSPFFYFIFQPEVLEKAPQIRFATIKFEGQDRAQIQTELAKMFPAITVLDGEKIALKLKEFVDQLKQLIQIFTALGLIAGFLIFATSLVSTSHDRMRESFYYRMMGMFNKDILKLTLLEFITLGLFAFVLGVAVATVISYMIIEYWFSLSFIFPWVLFSQSLGVILLILIVLGVVFNRHTLSANLIEFLKTES, encoded by the coding sequence GTGAACAAAATAATTTTTCGGGAATGGTTCGGTCATAAAATTTATCCGATACTTTTTGGTCTATGTATCATCGTCTCATTGGGAGCCTATCTCACGCTTGATACCTTGCAACAATCTGTTGATGATTATATTGAAGAAAATCAAAAGCAAATCGTCGGCGGTGATATTGTCATCACCGACAATCGTCCTTTGCCAAAAGAATTAACAGATAAAATTGCCGAACTTAATCCCGATGATCTGGTTTTTGATTATCAATTCAACACCATTGCTTTCACCGAGAACAAATCTATTCTATCCCGAATCAAAGCTGTTAGCTCAGCCTATCCGCTTTATGGAAAACTTGTCCTTAAGAATAATTCTACCAACTGGAAATCCGGATCTGTATTAGTTGAAAGACAAATTCTCACCGGTTTAGAGGTTGAAGTTGGTGATTCGATAAAAATTGGAGATTCTGAATTTATCATTCATGATGAAATTATCACCGAACCGGATCGTCCGCTCACTGCCTTTGGATTTGGTGCGAGAGTGATTATGCACGATGCTGATTTAGAAGCCACAGGGCTCATGGGACAGAAAAGCCGTGTGAACTATCGGGTTGAAATTAAACTCCCTGAAGAAAAAAGCGAAGTTTACGCCTCTGAGCTCAAAGAGTTGGTAAAAAATACTAAAGTAACAATTAATACAGCCGAACAATCCGACACCAGTGTATCTAACCTCAGCCAAAACTTTTTGGTGTTTTTAAAACTATTAGTCATCGGTGTGATAATTCTTTCCGGTGTTGGAATCATGAGTGTTGTCAAAGCCTTTGTCAACCGACAAAGAAACACCAATGCCATTCGAATCGCACTTGGAGAACAAAGTGGCTCGGTCATTGGCTCTTATCGATTGCTGTTTTTCTGGATGTCTGTGTTATCAGTCTTATTGGCGTGGCTTGCAAGTTATGGCGTATTATTGATTTTTAATGATATTTTTACCGCAATATTGCCAAACGACATTGATTTGAGAATTAGTTATCTCAGTCTATTGAAAGCCTTTCTTATCTCTCTGTCCATTACTGCAATGATGAGCTATTTCAGCTTACAAAGTATTTCAAAGATCAAACCAATTGCAGTGTTGCACAAACACAGCAGACAAAACCAAATCAGAAAACTCCCGTGGTTATGGATAACTGTTTCGATTGGCTTACTGTTTTTGCTTTTGTATTCAGAACTTGACAGTGTAATGAAAAGTTTACAAATTCTGCTGGCTTTTGCGGTGATTTGGCTTGTTTTTGCAGGATTTACAAAGTTTCTTTCAGCTATCTTAAAACTTTTGCTGAATAAAAGAATAATTAAAAACTGGCTTGCGGTTCTGGCTTTGCAAAATATTTTTCGCAAAGGCAATCAATCCAATCTGTTTATTACGGCATTATCCATGAGCACCATGATTCTTGGTTCGGTCACAATTATGGATTACGCCATTCAACAACAACTGATAGCCACTTATCCCGAAGATGCTCCTAATTTTTTCTTGCTGGATGTTCAAACTAATCAGCAACAACCTTTGAATGATTTTTTTGGTAAAGAATTGACCTATTATCCGGTGGTTCGGGCTCGCATTGATTCGGTCAATGGAGTCAAGTCGGAAATGCTAAAAAATCAACTTGGTCGTTATGACAATATCAGCCGGGTATTTAATTTGAGTTACGCAACCGAAATGTTGAATACTGAATATTTACAAAAGTCGGTGATAGATAAAGAACTATTCGCCCCGGTGCAAGGTGATGCCAAACCGGTTTCCATTCTCAGTAGTTTTGCTGAGTTTTTGCAAGTGGATTTAGGAGACGAGGTGGTCTTTAATGTTCAAGGTATAAAAATCAAAACTGAAATTACCAGTATCAGAAAACGCTTAAAACGCGGACCGAGTCCTTTTTTCTACTTTATTTTTCAACCAGAAGTTCTGGAAAAAGCACCGCAAATCCGTTTTGCAACCATCAAATTCGAAGGACAAGACCGAGCCCAAATTCAAACCGAACTGGCGAAAATGTTTCCGGCAATAACTGTTTTGGATGGAGAAAAAATTGCTTTAAAACTCAAAGAATTTGTCGATCAGCTCAAACAATTAATTCAAATTTTTACGGCATTGGGTTTAATTGCCGGATTCTTAATATTTGCAACATCCTTAGTTTCAACCTCGCACGATCGTATGCGGGAAAGTTTTTACTACCGAATGATGGGAATGTTTAATAAAGATATATTGAAGCTGACATTACTTGAATTTATCACCCTCGGCCTGTTTGCCTTTGTGCTTGGTGTAGCTGTCGCAACCGTCATATCGTATATGATTATTGAATACTGGTTTTCCTTATCATTTATATTTCCGTGGGTTCTATTTTCTCAATCTCTGGGAGTTATATTGCTGATATTGATTGTTTTAGGAGTGGTTTTTAATCGTCACACACTATCTGCAAATTTAATAGAATTCCTGAAAACTGAGAGTTGA